In the genome of Equus przewalskii isolate Varuska chromosome 29, EquPr2, whole genome shotgun sequence, the window aatcaccacttgtttttcctttttcttttgtaaaaagaaaCCTTTTTGCAATGTCATTGTTGGACCTGCTGGGCCCCGAGGGGGCTTCAGTGAGTCCAAGAACCCCCAAAGGGTCAATGAGCCCCTGTCCCTGGAGGTTGGGGGCCTATGAGTCTGGGGGTCCACCATCGCCCCAGGGTCATCGGGTGGCCCTGaggtgaggggtgaggagggagagcTGCTTTTTATCCCCCGGGGGGTGGGCATCTCCTGCCCCGAAGGACGGGAGCTTGGGGTGGTGACCCCAAGGGACTCACCCTGAGGATTCCGGGGTGTCTGCCATCTCCGCAAGCCACCAGCAGccaccccctctccttcccttcctcaagGCCTAGGAAGTCATCACAGTGGGTTAAGGACCATTAAGGGCTGGGAACCCGGGGGCTGGGCAAGCCCCAGTGCATCCCCTCCAGGCACCTTTCGGACAGGAGGGACAAAGGACTCTAGGGTCACCTGGAGGCCTACAATTGCCCCATCAATGCTGGGTGGCGCCGGCTCGAAAGCCACCGAGCATGCCCAGCGTTCCTGGGGCACCcatccagaggctccagggaccTGGCAGTGACCAGAGGCTCacctggccccagggcccctgAGTCTCCACCCCCCCTCGCCCAGGGAGGCAGAGCCCGCTTGGGGTTCAAGGGAACAGAAAAGTAACTCTCCcgcattaagaaaaaaaagtaacataaacCCCCTGATAAATGCAAAGAACATCCCCTGCCTTTCTGCTCCTTctcggctttttttttttttttttttgctttcacgTTATCTTGGTTCccttctagtttttcatttaaattggtttttattaaatgttaaaataatggtACATGGGAAATcatgcattttcttttagttttattttctatttttaattttttatcctctctcgctttttttttttttagagtttgtttttccttccctcGTTTCTATTTTTTCACATTGCCTGTTGTTCGGCTTCTTTGTTCCtcttatattttgttcttttttttattttttaaatttacttatgtttttctgtttttttgtctttttttttttgctcttggAAGATTTTCCCCGCGGACGGTGGTGCCCCCTGCCCCGCGTCCCACCCCCGGCCCACCCCGCGGGCCGCGCCCCTCCTCCCGGCTCTGCCCCGACGGGACCGGGCGCTGGCTGGAGAGGCGGCCGCGGGCTTCATACGGGGGTGGTCCGGCGGTTGGCTGTGTTGGAGTGGAGGGAGTCTTTGTTCTCCTTCTGGATACAGTTGTGAACTTGGAGGAAGCTGTTATCCCTGTCGGAGTTGTAGGTGGCGGTGGGCGTGGTGGCGGCCTTCAGGGGGTCCCTGCTGAGGGTGTACATGGAGATCTCCGTGGACGGCAGGGTGTTGAAGCCCTTGATGCCCACGGGGGAGGCGTCCCTGGAGTGTGAGGGCTCGGTGGAGCGGGAGCTGGAGCGGCTGCGGCGCTGGTAGCGGTAGCGGTAGCTGGGGATGCGGGTGATGGCCGAGGCCTGGAGGTAGTCCGTGGCGCGGGCCGTGGCCCGCAGCTGTTTGTGCCGGTCGATAAACATGTGCACGGCCAGCACCCCGACCATCTCGGCGATAATGAAGGACAGGGCCCCGAAGTAGAAGGACCAGCCGTACGAGTAACTATTCTTTTTGGAGTCGCTCTTGGAGGGGTCTCCGGCATTGGCAGATATGTAGACTATGATGCCAATGATGTTACTCAGACCTGCGGGTACGGAGGGGCCGGGCAGGGAGGATCAGAGACAAGGACTTTAGTTCCCAAGGAGGATGCCAGGCGCTGGGCTGGGTTAAAGGACAGGGACAGCTAGGTGGGCCTTCCCTGGTCCAGTGTTTCCAGGATGAACGATGGGCCAGTAGAGAGGGATGTCGGCAAGCATCCCCTTAATGTTCTGTCATGCCACTGGAGAGAGCCACAAAGGGGAGAGCTAATGGAA includes:
- the CACNG2 gene encoding voltage-dependent calcium channel gamma-2 subunit isoform X2, giving the protein MTIAVGTDYWLYSRGVCKSKSVSENETSKKNEEVMTHSGLWRTCCLEGNFKGLCKQIDHFPEDADYEADTAEYFLRAVRASSIFPILSVILLFMGGLCIAASEFYKTRHNIILSAGIFFVSAGLSNIIGIIVYISANAGDPSKSDSKKNSYSYGWSFYFGALSFIIAEMVGVLAVHMFIDRHKQLRATARATDYLQASAITRIPSYRYRYQRRSRSSSRSTEPSHSRDASPVGIKGFNTLPSTEISMYTLSRDPLKAATTPTATYNSDRDNSFLQVHNCIQKENKDSLHSNTANRRTTPV
- the CACNG2 gene encoding voltage-dependent calcium channel gamma-2 subunit isoform X1, producing MGLFDRGVQMLLTTVGAFAAFSLMTIAVGTDYWLYSRGVCKSKSVSENETSKKNEEVMTHSGLWRTCCLEGNFKGLCKQIDHFPEDADYEADTAEYFLRAVRASSIFPILSVILLFMGGLCIAASEFYKTRHNIILSAGIFFVSAGLSNIIGIIVYISANAGDPSKSDSKKNSYSYGWSFYFGALSFIIAEMVGVLAVHMFIDRHKQLRATARATDYLQASAITRIPSYRYRYQRRSRSSSRSTEPSHSRDASPVGIKGFNTLPSTEISMYTLSRDPLKAATTPTATYNSDRDNSFLQVHNCIQKENKDSLHSNTANRRTTPV